A region from the Gossypium hirsutum isolate 1008001.06 chromosome A08, Gossypium_hirsutum_v2.1, whole genome shotgun sequence genome encodes:
- the LOC121204904 gene encoding protein decapping 5: MASTESSRSSTAGSPDSYIGSLISLTSKSEIRYEGVLFNINTEESSIGLRNVRSFGTEGRKKDGPQVPASDKIYEYILFRGSDIKDLQVKSSPPPVQTPAPIHNDPAIIQSHYPQSAIASTSLPSSGSGSMQDMGSQTSSIGLTRPPFQGNLPLYQPGGNLGPWGSPAAPTTNSGLSIPMYWQGYYGSANGLPPQQQPLLQPPPGLSMPSSMQQPMQYPAMNASLPAAASNLPGSQLPENTPLLLPPFGTGTLNLQSSGPPAQSSNVASDSLTSLNQDRASALTLPTAAPSSSLPLVPPSSTALDKTAVVLPFSEKTKTVPDPVMPFKGMADSASSTIGTTSSVLNDGMLPSLVTPGQLLQPGLVPASLPMSSQTAQKDVEVVHVSSPELTTSAPALAPGPAKASQPVLAQAPQSLSAQAAPPLLAQAPPQPSKTEGQEPILPSPSPSDHKLHGAPMHAHQYHNYRGGRERGRGRGRGRGNEISRSATKFTEEFDFTAMNEKFNKDEVWGHLGKSSRAKEDADDLQNEDSVESSQVEVKPVYVKDDFFDSLSCDSLGGGSRNGRTRFSEQMRRDTETFGDFPRHRGGRGGRGPFHGGRARGSYYGRGYGYGGRGRGYGTENRTN, from the exons ATGGCCTCAACCGAGAGTTCCAGATCTTCAACTGCTGGCTCTCCCGATTCATACATAGGCAGCTTGATAAGCTTGACGTCCAAGTCTGAAATCAGATATGAAGGTGTTCTGTTTAATATCAACACTGAAGAATCCAGCATCGGCTTGAGAAAtg TAAGGTCATTTGGAACGGAAGGGCGGAAAAAAGATGGTCCACAAGTGCCAGCAAGTgataaaatttatgaatatatacTGTTCCGTGGAAGTGACATCAAG GACTTGCAGGTTAAATCTTCACCACCACCAGTTCAGACTCCGGCACCTATACACAATGATCCTGCTATTATACAG TCTCACTATCCCCAATCAGCAATTGCATCCACCAGCTTGCCTTCTTCTGGTTCAGGATCTATGCAAGATATGGGTTCCCAAACTTCATCTATAGGACTGACAAGGCCACCATTTCAAGGCAATCTTCCATTATATCAACCTGGTGGAAATTTAGGTCCATGGGGTTCACCAGCTGCTCCAACCACAAATAGTGGGCTCTCCATACCGATGTACTGGCAGGGTTACTATGGGTCCGCAAATGGTCTTCCTCCACAGCAGCAACCTTTGCTCCAACCCCCACCTGGCTTGTCAATGCCATCTTCCATGCAGCAACCTATGCAATATCCAGCCATGAATGCGTCTTTACCGGCTGCAGCTTCTAATTTGCCAGGTTCTCAGTTACCTGAAAACACTCCCCTTTTGCTGCCACCCTTTGGTACAGGCACACTGAATTTGCAATCTTCCGGTCCTCCAGCACAGTCTTCTAATGTAGCTTCGGACTCATTAACTAGTTTGAATCAAGATAGGGCCTCTGCTTTAACTCTTCCTACTGCAGCTCCAAGTAGTAGCTTGCCACTGGTACCTCCATCAAGTACTGCTTTAGATAAAACTGCTGTCGTGTTGCCCTTTTCTGAAAAAACTAAGACAGTTCCTGATCCTGTAATGCCATTCAAAGGCATGGCTGATTCTGCTTCCTCCACCATTGGGACAACAAGTTCAGTTTTAAATGATGGGATGCTTCCTTCATTAGTAACCCCAGGCCAGCTTTTACAACCAGGACTGGTCCCAGCATCTTTGCCTATGTCTTCACAAACAGCTCAGAAGGATGTGGAAGTTGTTCATGTGTCATCTCCAGAACTGACAACATCAGCCCCTGCACTAGCACCTGGGCCTGCAAAAGCATCACAACCTGTGTTAGCACAAGCACCGCAATCATTGTCGGCGCAAGCAGCGCCACCATTATTAGCACAAGCACCACCACAACCATCAAAAACAGAAGGACAGGAACCTATATTGCCTTCGCCTTCACCCTCTGATCATAAG CTACATGGAGCTCCAATGCATGCTCATCAGTATCATAATTATAGAGGAGGCCGTGAAAGAGGacgaggaagaggaagaggaagaggaaatGAG ATTTCACGTTCGGCAACCAAATTTACAGAAGAATTTGACTTCACGGCAATGAACGAGAAATTTAACAAGGATGAAGTTTGGGGTCATCTTGGAAAAAGTAGCCGAGCTAAGGAAGATGCTGATGATTTACAAAATGAAGATAGTGTTGAATCCTCGCAAGTTGAGGTTAAG CCTGTATATGTCAAGGATGACTTTTTTGATTCCTTGTCCTGTGATTCTCTTGGTGGTGGGTCACGGAATGGGAGGACTAGATTTTCAGAGCAAATGAGGAGGGATACAGAG ACCTTTGGTGATTTCCCAAGGCATCGTGGCGGTAGAGGTGGCCGGGGACCTTTCCATGGTGGTCGAGCTAGAGGTTCTTATTACGGAAGAGGCTATGGTTATGGTGGAAGAGGTAGGGGATACGGCACAGAAAATCGTACCAACTAG